The Thermotoga sp. genome has a window encoding:
- a CDS encoding chemotaxis response regulator protein-glutamate methylesterase — MSEKTIRVLVVDDSAFMRMVLKDIIDSQPDMKVVGFAKDGLEAVEKAIALKPDVITMDVEMPNLNGIEALKLIMKKAPTRIIMVSSLTEEGASITIEALRNGAVDFITKPHGSVSMTFRQVAPELLEKIRQAMNVDPRSLLLKPKVSCLTIKKPVVGGKVVVIGSSTGGPRSLDMIIPNLPKNFPAPIVVVQHMPPGFTKSLAMRLDNSSELAVKEAEDGETPKPGFVYIAPGDFHLGLKAQNGKISFYLDKSDKINNVRPAVDFTLDKVAEIYKSKTIAVILTGMGKDGTKGAFKVKFYGGKVIAEDRETCVVFGMPKSVIEEGYADYVLPAYKIPEKLIELV, encoded by the coding sequence ATGTCGGAAAAAACGATAAGAGTCCTGGTAGTGGATGACTCTGCTTTCATGAGGATGGTGTTGAAAGACATCATAGACTCTCAGCCTGATATGAAAGTGGTGGGATTTGCCAAGGACGGTCTTGAAGCGGTTGAAAAAGCCATAGCTTTGAAGCCGGATGTTATAACGATGGATGTTGAGATGCCGAACTTGAATGGCATAGAAGCCCTGAAGCTCATAATGAAGAAGGCCCCCACTCGTATCATAATGGTGAGTAGCCTCACCGAGGAAGGTGCCTCGATCACGATAGAAGCCCTCAGAAACGGTGCAGTGGATTTCATCACAAAGCCTCACGGCTCGGTATCAATGACATTCAGACAAGTTGCACCGGAACTCTTGGAGAAGATCAGGCAAGCCATGAACGTGGATCCTCGCTCGCTTCTCCTCAAGCCGAAAGTTTCATGTCTCACCATCAAAAAGCCTGTTGTGGGGGGGAAGGTAGTTGTCATTGGTTCCTCGACGGGAGGGCCCAGGTCCTTGGACATGATCATACCGAACCTTCCGAAGAACTTTCCTGCTCCGATCGTCGTGGTACAACACATGCCACCCGGCTTTACAAAATCCCTTGCAATGAGGCTCGACAATTCTTCTGAACTCGCCGTGAAAGAAGCAGAAGACGGAGAAACCCCAAAACCGGGATTCGTTTATATCGCGCCGGGGGATTTCCACCTTGGACTGAAAGCACAAAACGGCAAGATTTCGTTCTATCTGGACAAGTCTGATAAAATAAACAACGTAAGACCCGCTGTGGATTTCACTCTGGACAAGGTGGCGGAGATCTACAAGTCCAAAACGATAGCGGTCATTCTCACGGGAATGGGTAAGGATGGGACCAAAGGGGCCTTTAAAGTCAAATTCTACGGTGGAAAGGTGATAGCGGAGGACAGAGAGACGTGCGTTGTTTTTGGCATGCCAAAGTCGGTGATAGAGGAGGGATACGCGGATTACGTCCTTCCAGCGTACAAAATTCCGGAAAAGTTGATAGAACTCGTGTGA
- a CDS encoding ROK family transcriptional regulator — protein MLSEIERKILQTIKDEKHISRVEISKTLNISKPVVSQAVSRLIDLGFVEEAGKRESSSRGGRRPVLLSFVPESRYVVGVDVGGTKIDAVLTDLNGNILKREHVVLPPSLSKEKLFEEIKRVVEPLLKYDRILGIGIGIPGTVDENQLVKRIPAFDITNWDLKKDLENSVGYPVFIENNANLDAFAETRVGAGKGFKCVFLISIGWGIGSGIVYEGKIFRGARGKAGEFGHMVTDWTKDKSMVPEKGFGHLEEWFSGYSLKKKKFGKSVETVFEQSPKGLKDGLEHFGIAVVNAIVLLDPDVVIMKGGIGYHQFDKIAPIVESILEQIVPKDILEDVVIKRGEIEEYGVAIGGALYVIENVLGLK, from the coding sequence ATGTTGAGTGAGATCGAAAGAAAGATTCTTCAAACGATCAAAGACGAAAAGCACATATCAAGGGTGGAAATAAGTAAAACCCTCAATATCAGTAAACCTGTGGTATCTCAGGCTGTGAGTAGATTGATCGATCTGGGATTTGTTGAAGAAGCGGGGAAAAGAGAAAGCTCCTCCAGAGGTGGTAGAAGACCCGTTTTACTTTCTTTTGTGCCTGAGAGCAGGTATGTTGTGGGAGTAGATGTTGGTGGAACAAAGATCGACGCCGTTCTCACCGATCTGAACGGCAACATTCTGAAGAGGGAACACGTTGTTCTTCCTCCCAGCTTGAGCAAAGAGAAGCTCTTTGAGGAAATTAAAAGGGTTGTGGAGCCACTTCTTAAGTACGACAGGATTCTGGGAATCGGAATAGGAATCCCAGGAACAGTCGATGAAAATCAGCTTGTGAAACGCATACCTGCGTTCGATATCACGAATTGGGATTTGAAAAAGGACTTGGAAAATTCGGTTGGATATCCTGTCTTCATCGAGAACAATGCAAATCTGGACGCCTTCGCAGAAACCAGGGTGGGTGCAGGGAAGGGTTTTAAATGTGTGTTTCTTATCTCCATAGGTTGGGGTATCGGCTCTGGCATCGTCTACGAAGGAAAGATCTTCAGGGGAGCACGGGGAAAAGCAGGAGAGTTCGGTCATATGGTGACAGATTGGACAAAAGATAAGTCTATGGTACCAGAGAAAGGCTTTGGCCATCTTGAGGAGTGGTTCTCTGGATACTCTCTGAAGAAGAAGAAATTTGGAAAGTCCGTCGAAACGGTGTTTGAGCAAAGTCCGAAAGGGTTGAAAGATGGATTGGAGCATTTCGGAATTGCCGTAGTGAATGCCATAGTACTGCTCGATCCAGATGTAGTGATCATGAAGGGCGGAATAGGATATCATCAGTTCGATAAGATAGCACCCATCGTGGAATCGATTCTCGAGCAGATAGTTCCGAAAGATATCCTGGAAGATGTCGTTATTAAAAGAGGAGAAATAGAAGAGTACGGAGTTGCGATCGGTGGAGCCCTATATGTGATCGAAAACGTTTTGGGATTGAAATAA
- a CDS encoding DUF523 domain-containing protein, translating to MKILVSACLLGLPTRYDSRSKPDEKILKLLEKHILIPVCPEQLGGLPTPRPRCEILGGHGWTGKEKVVDEFGCDRTESYLKGAKLTLEIARLLKVSVAILKSKSPSCGKYLVYDGSFSGRLVPGKGVTAFLLEKNGVKVFEENEVFMDNNGLR from the coding sequence ATGAAGATACTCGTTAGTGCATGTCTTTTGGGTCTTCCCACACGGTATGATAGCCGTTCCAAACCAGACGAGAAAATTCTGAAGCTTTTGGAAAAACACATCCTCATTCCTGTGTGCCCAGAACAGCTGGGAGGTCTTCCCACACCACGTCCACGATGTGAAATCCTCGGAGGACACGGCTGGACCGGGAAGGAAAAGGTCGTCGATGAGTTCGGGTGCGACAGAACAGAAAGCTATTTGAAGGGAGCAAAGCTTACCCTCGAAATTGCCCGCCTTTTGAAAGTGAGTGTGGCCATCCTCAAGTCAAAGAGCCCCTCCTGTGGAAAATACCTTGTCTACGATGGGTCTTTTTCCGGCAGGCTTGTTCCAGGAAAAGGTGTCACTGCCTTTCTATTGGAAAAGAATGGCGTGAAAGTTTTCGAGGAAAATGAAGTGTTCATGGATAACAATGGTCTTCGCTGA
- a CDS encoding peptidoglycan DD-metalloendopeptidase family protein yields MKRGIVLLLVTMFVTYGLSSYFLVHYKVQKNDTLYSISLNFSVSPSLILDWNPGLTLTSLRVGQEIVIPQPPGYLYTVKKGDTLVIIAKRFFTVASLIRRANNLNSDVIYVGQKLFIPESIIGRAFNNEKFFIWPVYGTISSGFGWRIHPITGKYSFHSGVDIAAPEGTPIFAAESGIVEFAGKNGGYGLMVKIKSSSYEHVYAHLSRIDVYEGQYVKRGQLIGRVGSTGLSTGPHLHFEIRVNQKAVNPMNYLPSRIWVLRKELIGAGGE; encoded by the coding sequence ATGAAAAGAGGAATCGTTCTTCTCCTTGTTACTATGTTCGTCACTTATGGCCTGTCATCTTATTTTCTGGTTCACTACAAGGTTCAGAAGAACGACACCCTGTACAGTATCTCTCTGAACTTCAGTGTTTCTCCCTCTCTCATTCTCGACTGGAATCCTGGCCTTACTCTCACGAGTCTCAGAGTGGGGCAAGAGATCGTAATACCTCAACCTCCTGGTTATCTGTACACGGTGAAAAAAGGAGATACTCTCGTCATAATTGCAAAGAGATTTTTCACTGTAGCCTCTTTGATAAGAAGGGCAAACAACCTGAACTCAGACGTCATCTACGTAGGACAAAAGCTTTTCATACCTGAAAGCATTATAGGAAGGGCGTTCAACAACGAAAAGTTCTTCATATGGCCTGTCTACGGTACCATCTCCTCGGGATTCGGTTGGAGGATACACCCCATAACCGGAAAGTATTCATTTCACTCGGGAGTTGACATAGCGGCACCCGAAGGAACACCCATCTTCGCTGCAGAGAGTGGCATAGTTGAATTTGCCGGGAAAAACGGTGGATATGGTCTTATGGTGAAAATAAAATCTTCGTCTTATGAACACGTGTACGCTCACCTTTCTCGAATAGACGTTTATGAGGGACAATACGTGAAAAGAGGCCAGCTCATAGGACGGGTTGGAAGTACAGGTTTGAGCACAGGTCCCCATCTTCACTTTGAGATCAGGGTGAATCAAAAAGCAGTGAACCCTATGAATTATCTACCAAGCAGAATCTGGGTATTGAGGAAAGAGCTCATAGGTGCAGGTGGAGAATGA